A window of Candidatus Nealsonbacteria bacterium genomic DNA:
TCAACTTTTTTTTCTTCAATGCTATCATTTAGAAAATGTCCGCCTCTAATCAGTTCTAACACTAGAGGTCCGGCAATTTTTTCCCCATCTTCCATTAAAAAAAATCTTCTCTTCAGCACTCTCTCAATGGCCGTTTTCCTTAAAAGATGTTCTTCTCTCCATTCAATAACTCCTCTTATTTTTTCGTAGAAAGCTGCTACCTTCGAGGCTATTTCATCAACATGCAAGACAGAAACTCCCTCTTTTTGTTGCAGAGATTGATGCCAACTTTGGTATTTTTGGATGAGTTCTTGGGTTTGCCGAGAAATTATTGCCATATAAACGCGTTAGTATTTAAACATTTTTCATCCGGATTTATTAAGACATTCAGATGTTAATATGTTTGAATGTCTTTTTTTTTATTTCTATCTTGACTTTTTCTAAAAATTTATTTAATTCTATCTGTCCGATATCGCCTCTATTTCTTTCTCTGACTCTTACTGATTTTGATTTTTTTTCTTTATCACCAACAACCAATAAATAAGGAATTTTTTGAATTTCTCCCTCTCTTATTTTTTTAGAAACGGTTTCGGCCGTATCCCTGATTTCATATCTTAAATCCAAGGTCTCAAACTTCTTGCCAATTTCTTGTGCATATTTTCGGTGGCGAGATCCTACTGGAATTACCCAGGCCTGAACAGGGGAGAGCCACAAAGGAAAAGATCCCGCATAATACTCAATTAATATACCTATAAATCTTTCCAGAGCTCCTAAAATAGCTCTATGAATCATAAATGGCTTTTGTTTTTTACCCTTTTTATTTATATAAGAGATATTGAATTTTTCTGGTAGGTTAAAGTCAAGTTGGACTGTTGTACATTGCCAGGGTCTTCCCAGAGAATCTTCTATTTTGATATCAATTTTTGGTCCGTAGAAAACTCCTTCGCCAGGATCTATCTGGTATTTCAATTTTGTTTTTTTCAGGGCGTATTTCAAACTGTTGATGGCTTTTTCCCAATTTTTTAACTCTCCAGTATATTTTTTAGGGCGGGTGGAAAGATAAACCTCATACTTTTTAAATCCGAATGTTTTTAATATTTTTAGAGTTAGACGTAAAACAGAAATTAATTCAGTTCCCAGTTGCTCTGGTGTGCAAAATATATGAGCATCATCTTGGGTAAAGCCTCTAACTCGAACCAGACCGTGCAAAACTCCGGATTTTTCGTATCTGTAAACTGTTCCGAACTCAGAAAATTTAATCGGTAAATCTTTGTAGCTTCTAATCTTAGATTTATAAATCTTAATGTGAAAAGGACAGTTCATTGGCCTTAAATAATATTTCTCTTTTTCAATCTCAAAAGGGGAATACATGTTTTCTTTGTAAAAATCTAGATGGCCAGAGGTTTTAAATAAGCTTTCTTTTCCAATGTGAGGAGAACTAACCAACTGATAACCTGTTTTCAATAGTTCTTGATTAATAAAGTCTTCAATGATTTTCCTCAGTATTGTTCCTTTCGGATGCCATAAAGGCAACCCTGCTCCTACTTCAGGATCAAAAGAAAATAAATCTAATTTTTGGCCTAAAAGTCGATGGTCTCTTTTTTTAGCTTCTTCTTGCTTCCTGTGATAATCATCGAGTTCTTTTTTTGTTTTAAAGGCTACTCCGTAGATCCTGGTGAGCATTGTCCTTGTTTCAGATCCACGCCAATACGCTCCGGCAATTTTGGTCAATTTAAAAGCGTCTGGAATCTCTTTCGCCTGCCCCGAACGAAGTTGAAGGGTCGATTTAACATGAGGGCCCTTGCAAAGATCTACAAAATCGCCTGATTCATAAACAGACACTCTGTCGTCTTTTATTTCATTTATTAACTCTAATTTATAAGACTGATTTTTGAATATCTTTCTTGCTTCAGTTTTTGGAATTAACCTTTTTTTGAAGGTAATATTTTGCTGAAGGAGGCTCCTCATTTTTTTCTCGATTTTCGGTAGATCGGCGGGGGTTAAACTTTTTGGCAGGTCAAAATCATAATAAAAACCATTCTCAATTATGGGGCCGATACCAAGCTTCACTTCCGGATAGAACTGTTGAACAGAATGAGCCATTATATGAGCCAAAGAATGTCTGATTATCTCTATATTTTTCATATTCTTATTTTATCACGAATGTAAAGAAAGTAAAAAAAACCGAGAACCGTTCTCGGAATTCATATCGCAATATAACAATTTAACAATGTAGCGATGTAACCATTTAACTGGTTTCTATAATCTCTTCAATTTCCTCGCAGATTATTTTAGGGGTGCCTCCCCGGTTGTCTATTCTTCCCGAAATCAGAACAATTTTATTTTCCTGGAAAATAGTGGGATTTTTTTCAATGACTCTAGGAAAAGCAATAACCTCAATTCTATCGTGTTGGTCTTCTAAGTTTATAAAAAGCATCGGCTTCCCCATTTTGGTGATAACCTTTTTAATTTTAGAAATGACTCCCCCCGTTTTTATAAATCTTCCAGCTAGACCCTTAGAGACCTTGGAAAGAGGCGAGACGTTTTCAAAGACTTTTTTGAAACCCTCTAAAGGATGGGAGGTGACGAAAAGACCCAAAAGCTCTTTTTCCCAGGTAAGTTTTTCTGCTTGAGAAAGCGGAGAAGCTTCTGAAAGGACAAAATTAGAGTTAGAATTAAAACTATGCCCTTCTCCAAACAGGCTTTTTTGTCCTTGATTTTTAGCTCTTCTGATCTCTCGATTATGTTCAAGTAACTTCTCTAAATTAGAAAGCAATTTATTCCTTTCTTCAAATTGATCAAAAGCTCCGGTTTTAATTAAACTCTCCAGAGATTTTTTATTTAAATCCTTAGAGTCGATTCTGGAGATAAAATCTTGGATCGATTTAAAAGTTCCTCCTTTTTCTCTATCCTTGATAATTGCATCGACAACATTATGGCCAACATTTTTGATGGTCAAAAGTCCAAACCTTATCTTATTTTCTTTTGGTACGACGCTGAAATTTCTAAAACTTTCATTTATATCAGGGGGAAGAATCTGAATGCCCATTTTCTTACATTCTGTGATTAAAAAGCCAATTCTCTCAATATCGGATTTTTCAGACGTTAGAAGAGCAGCCATAAACTCAATGGGATAATGGGCCTTAAGATAGGCTGTTTGGTAAGCAATAGCAGCGTAAGCTGTGCTATGAGATTTATTAAAACCATAACGAGCGAAAGGTAAAATCCATCTCCAAATTTCTCGAGCAACTTCTTCTCTTATTCCGTTATTTTTCATTCCTCTCATCATTTTTTCTTTCTGGGCAACCAATAAAGACTTAATTTTTTTACCAATTGCTTTTCTTAAAATGTCAGCTTCGGCCAAACTGAAACCTGCTAATTTCTGGACAATCTGCATTAATTGTTCCTGGAAAATACAAATTCCATAAGTAGATTTTAAGATTGGCTTTAAATCAGGATGTAAATATTCTACTTTTCTCTTTTTGTGTTTCCCCTTGATATAGTCTGGGATAAGTTCTATGGGGCCTGGTCTATATAGAGCTATCATGGCAATTATATCTTCAAATTCAGTTGGTTTCAGCTCTTTTAAATATCTTTTCATTCCGTCGCTCTCAAGTTGAAAGATGCCCGTGCTGTCTCCATGTTGTAAAAGTTTGTAAGTTTTTCTGTCATTTTGGGGAATGTTTTCGATATCTATCTTGGTATCTCGTATCACATAAATTCGGGCCAGACAGTCTTCAATAATGGTTAGATTTTTTAACCCCAGAAGATCCATCTTCAAAAGACCAAGACTTTCAATAGACCCCATTTCGTATTGGGTAACAACAATTTTTTCGTTCTGGGTCGGGTGTTGTAAAGGCACAATATTTTCTAAGGGTTCTTTTGAGATTACCACTCCGCAAGCATGGGTTGAAGCGTGCCTGGCCACACCTTCTAATTTTTTGGCAGCATCTATTAGTTTTCTTGCCTGAGAATCTGTTTCATAGATTTGTTTGAATTCTGCCACTTTTTCCATGGTTTCTTTGAGGGTAAAAGAGAGGGGAATCATCTTGGCGATTCGGTCACAGTAAATATAAGGATAATTCATTGCTCTTCCTACGTCCCTGATGACGGCTTTCGCCGCCATTGTTCCAAAAGTGATAATTTGGGCAACTTTGTTTCGACCATATTTTTGGGCAACATATTCTATTACTTCGTCTCTTCTTCGGTCGGCAAAATCAAGGTCTATGTCGGGAAGAGAGATTCTCTCTGGATTTAAAAATCTTTCAAATAAAAGATTATATTTCAGAGGATCGACAGTGGTAATATCTAATAAGTAAGAAACCAGAGAACCGGGAGCTGATCCTCGTCCAGGGCCCACAATAATTCTGTTTCCTTTTGCCCATTTAACAAAATCCTGAACAATTAAAAAGTAAGAAGCAAAACCCATTTGTTTAATTATTGAAAGTTCATATTCTAAACGTTCAATTGTTTCTTTGGGCAACTTCTTATAACGTTTTTCTAGTCCTTGATGGCAAAGTTCTTTTAAATATTCATCTGCTGTCTTGTCTGCAGGAAGAGGGAACTGGGGAAGCTTTGTTTTTCCTAATTCAAATTGGAAGTTGCATAAATCGGCTATCTTCTGAGTATTTTCGATTGCTTCCGGCTTTGATTTGAAGGCAGCTGCCATTTCGGTCTGGCTTTTTAAAGAGAAATCATCAGTCTTTAGCGTTAATCTTTCGGGATCATTAGAGTTAGCCCCGGTATTGATTAACATTAAAATATCTTGGGCTTCGGCATCTTCTGGTTTTAAATAATGGACATCCTGGGTGGCTACCAAAGGAATTTTTGTTTTCTTTGAAAGCGCTATTAAACCTTTATTGACAATTCCCTGTTCTTTTATTTTAGGGTGGTGTTGAATTTCCAGATAAAAGCTATCTTGGTCAAAAATCTCTTTGAACTTGAAAGCCAACTCTTCAGCTTCTTTTGTCTTTTTAGCTAAAATTAATCTGGAAATTTTACCCTGAAGACAGCCGGACAGACAAATTAATCCTTTTCCGTATTCTTTCAGTAAATCCATATCGACTCTTGGTTTATAATAAAAGCCTTCCAGGTGGGCTTTGGTAATAAGCTTTACCAGATTTTTGTAACCTTCAGCATTTTTCACCAAGAGAGTCAAATGATATCTTTTATCATCAATATTAGGTCTTTTCTGATCCATTCTTTCATAGGCCAGATAGGCTTCTACCCCCAGGATGGGTTTTAAACCTCGTTCTTTGGCTTTCTGATAGAATTCAACCGCTCCATATAGAGTTCCATGATCAGTTAAAGCAATCGAGTCCATTCCCAACTCTTTTACCCGATCTAAAAGCTCGTCGATCTTTGGCAGACCATCGAGCAGTGAGTAGTGACTATGAACATGGAGGTGGGTAAACCTTTGAGTCATATTCTAATGGCTGATTCTAGAGATTATCCTATTATATAAAGTTTTTGGGCAAAAGAAAAGCCAATCTTTATATTGAACCAGAAATAATCTCTAATTGTTGCAGGGATTTACTTTCCCTAAAAATTTGCTAAAATGAGGCTGAAAAGAAAAATGCCCAACACATCTTCCAGACTAAACGAACTTCAAGATAAACTCCATCATTTGATGGACTGTCTTTGAATTAGAGAAAAAGAAAGAGAAAATTAAAGAGCTGGAAAAAGAAAGAGAAAATCCTGATTTTTGGCAAAACCAGAAAAGAGCAGTCAGAATTAATCAAGACATCGCCCTTTTGAAAGAGGAAACAGAAAGACTCGAGAGTTTCAGAAAGGAACTGGACGATTTGGAAGAATTGAATAAATTAATTAAAGGAGAGGAGGTAAAAGACATTGAGAGCAAGATTGAATCTCTGGAAACAAAAATTAAAGAAGAAGAATTCAAAACTTTTCTCTCCGGAAAGTATGATAAATCTTCAGCTGTTCTTTCTATTTATGCAGGGGCCGGCGGACAGGATTCTCAGGACTGGGCAACGATGCTGTTGAGAATGTATGAGAGATTTTGCTATGGCAGGGGATTTAGAACCAAAATTTTACATCAGTCTTTTGGCGAAGGCGGAGGGCCGGACGGAAGAATTGGGACGAAATCCGTAACCTTAGAAATTCAAGGGCACTATGCTTTCGGCTTTTTAAAAAAAGAATCAGGAGTTCATAGGTTGGTTAGAATTTCGCCTTTTTCTCCCCAGCAACTTCGTCATACCTCTTTTGTTTTAGTTGAAGTTTTGCCGGAAATTGAAAAGGAGACAGAAGATGAAATCAAAATCAAACCAGAAGATTTGAGAATTGATTTTTATCGAGCTTCGGGGCCCGGCGGCCAACATGTTAATCGTCGGGAAACAGCTGTCAGAATTACCCATTTGCCAACCAACCTTGTGGCCTCTTGCCAGGCAGAAAGATCGCAGGGACAGAACAGAGAGAGAGCAATGAAGATGATTTATTCAAAACTTTATCAATTGAAAGAGGCTGAACAGCAAGAAAAAATATCTCAGATAAAAGCCGCCGAACGGCAAGCTTCCCGCCTAAAGCGAGGTTCGCCCGAGGCGACGTCCGGAGGGCAGGGAAAAGCTATTTCAGCCAGCTGGGGAAATCAAATCAGGTCTTATGTCCTTCATCCATATAAATTAGTTAAAGATTTGAGAACCAATCTTGAAACTTCAGACGTAGAAGGAGTATTAGACGGTAATCTGGGCCAATTCATTGAAGCCGGAATTAAAATATAATCTGAATATCACGCATTCCTTGGGTGTACATCTTATCCGGAGCATTCGGATGAGATTCGTAGATTCGGATCATACTTTATGATTAATTTTCAAAATATTGCCAAAATTTATTCCTCAACCATTGTCGCCTTAGAAGACGTTTCTTTTAAGATAGAAAAAAAAGAGTTTGTTTCTATTGTTGGAAAATCAGGAGCCGGGAAAACAACCCTGCTTAAATTGCTTCTGGCCCAAGAGAAACCCTCTCGGGGAAAAGTTTTTTTTGATAATCAAGATGTTCATAAAATTCCTTCTTCAAAGATTCCCCAATATCGCCGGAGAATCGGCTCTATTTTCCAGGATTATAAGCTTTTCCCAAATAAAACCGCCTATGAAAATGTAGCTTACGTTTTAGAGGTTACCGGAGCTTCTGATTTGGAAATTTCGCAAAATGTTCCCCAGGTGCTGGAAATAGTCGGCCTGAGCCACAGATATTCTAATTTTCCTCCAGAGCTTTCAGGGGGTGAGCGTCAAAGAGTGGCTATTGCCAGAGCCTTGATTCATCGGCCGGACGTTATTTTAGCTGACGAGCCAACCGGAAACTTAGACCCATATCATACCCGGGAGATTATTCATCTATTGTCAAGGATTAATGAAATGGGAACAACAATCATTTTGGCTACCCACAATAAAGAGGTTGTAAACACCTTGTCAAAAAGGGTGATCACTATTGAGAAAGGTACGATACTTAGAGACGATAAAATAGGAAGGTTTACTCTTTAAATTAAAATTCCTTATGTTTACTTCTTTAAAAAGGATTATTAAAGCAGGTTTCCTGAATTTTCGCCGTCAGGGCGGTTTTACCTTTGCTACGGTTTCTATTATGGTAATGACTATTTCCTTGATTACTTTTCTCTATTTTTTCCAGGGGATTGTTCAATATCTAGTTTTAAATCTTCAAGAAAAAGTTGACGTTTCAGTTTATTTTAAAAAAGACTCTCTTGAAATAGAGATTTTGGAGGCAAAAGAAGAAATTAGCAGGATTCCAGAAGTAAAGAGCATCGAATATGTATCACAGGAAGAAGCCTTGGATCGTTTCACCCAGAAACACAAAGACAATTCTCTCTTAATGGAAGCATTGGCTGAAGTAGGAGATAATCCTTTATTGGCTTCTTTAAATATTAAAGCTTGGCAGGTAGATCAATATGAAGCTTTAGCTAATTTTTTAGAAGGCGCCCCTTTCCAGGATTTAATTGAGAAAGTAGATTATCACCAGAATAAAATTGTTATTGGGAAAATTTTTGATATTTCTTCTAATATTAGATTTGCCGGAATTATTTTTAGTTTAATTTTGGGAATAATTGCGATTGTTGTTGCTTTCAATACCACCAGATTAGCAATTTATAGTTCAGAAGAGGAAATTGCAACAATGAGATTGGTGGGCGCTTCCAACTGGTTTATCAGGGGGCCATTTCTGGCTCAAGGGATAATGGTAGGAATGATAGCCATTTTTATTACCATTTTGCTTGTTGCTTCAATAAATTTATTTTTGAGTCCAAAACTCGAAACCATTTTATCAGGATTCAGTCTTTTCGGTTATTTTATTAATAATTTTTGGACCTTATTCTTAATCCAGCTTACTGCTGGCATCGGCCTTAGTATAATTTCTAGTATGATAGCCATCAGGAAATATCTGAAAGTTTAAACATTCTGCCTCTTCGGTAGATACGCCGAGGAGGCGTATGCGGGGTCGTCTAACGGTAGGACGGATGCCTCTGGAGCATTTAATCTAGGTTCGAATCCTAGCCCCGCAGCCATCATATGCTAAGTCAGGTGACCGAGATGCCCGGCATTGCCGGGTGTTTTTAGTTATTGACTTTTTTTGAAAATAGAACAGAATTAAGGATGAATTATTATTTATAAAAAGAAATTTATATATGAATTTCGAAAGCATTATTAAGGGAAGAATTGCCAGTATTATTACTAGCTTAATGTTTCAAGACGCTGATTATTTAGTCGTAAATTACGGACATGAAAGTATCCCTGATCGCCTTGTACAATTAGGCGTCTCAAAAGACGGTAAGGCCGCGGAAGTATTACTCACTAGCCCATCTTTTATTGTCATGAATAAAAAGGATCGTTCCGTTAATTTGCTCCAAATCAGATACCAAGGTGAGGGCGCTAGTGGTAGAAATATTATTTGGAGATATGAAAAAATGCAGAGATATTGGCCTGGTAGTCATTTATTATTAGTTCGTCCCAGAAAGCCTTACTTTTTTATAATGACCGTAACAAAAAATGGGCCTAAGCCCATTCCATTAATAGATTCTAAAATTTTCAATG
This region includes:
- a CDS encoding threonine--tRNA ligase gives rise to the protein MKNIEIIRHSLAHIMAHSVQQFYPEVKLGIGPIIENGFYYDFDLPKSLTPADLPKIEKKMRSLLQQNITFKKRLIPKTEARKIFKNQSYKLELINEIKDDRVSVYESGDFVDLCKGPHVKSTLQLRSGQAKEIPDAFKLTKIAGAYWRGSETRTMLTRIYGVAFKTKKELDDYHRKQEEAKKRDHRLLGQKLDLFSFDPEVGAGLPLWHPKGTILRKIIEDFINQELLKTGYQLVSSPHIGKESLFKTSGHLDFYKENMYSPFEIEKEKYYLRPMNCPFHIKIYKSKIRSYKDLPIKFSEFGTVYRYEKSGVLHGLVRVRGFTQDDAHIFCTPEQLGTELISVLRLTLKILKTFGFKKYEVYLSTRPKKYTGELKNWEKAINSLKYALKKTKLKYQIDPGEGVFYGPKIDIKIEDSLGRPWQCTTVQLDFNLPEKFNISYINKKGKKQKPFMIHRAILGALERFIGILIEYYAGSFPLWLSPVQAWVIPVGSRHRKYAQEIGKKFETLDLRYEIRDTAETVSKKIREGEIQKIPYLLVVGDKEKKSKSVRVRERNRGDIGQIELNKFLEKVKIEIKKKTFKHINI
- a CDS encoding DNA polymerase III subunit alpha produces the protein MTQRFTHLHVHSHYSLLDGLPKIDELLDRVKELGMDSIALTDHGTLYGAVEFYQKAKERGLKPILGVEAYLAYERMDQKRPNIDDKRYHLTLLVKNAEGYKNLVKLITKAHLEGFYYKPRVDMDLLKEYGKGLICLSGCLQGKISRLILAKKTKEAEELAFKFKEIFDQDSFYLEIQHHPKIKEQGIVNKGLIALSKKTKIPLVATQDVHYLKPEDAEAQDILMLINTGANSNDPERLTLKTDDFSLKSQTEMAAAFKSKPEAIENTQKIADLCNFQFELGKTKLPQFPLPADKTADEYLKELCHQGLEKRYKKLPKETIERLEYELSIIKQMGFASYFLIVQDFVKWAKGNRIIVGPGRGSAPGSLVSYLLDITTVDPLKYNLLFERFLNPERISLPDIDLDFADRRRDEVIEYVAQKYGRNKVAQIITFGTMAAKAVIRDVGRAMNYPYIYCDRIAKMIPLSFTLKETMEKVAEFKQIYETDSQARKLIDAAKKLEGVARHASTHACGVVISKEPLENIVPLQHPTQNEKIVVTQYEMGSIESLGLLKMDLLGLKNLTIIEDCLARIYVIRDTKIDIENIPQNDRKTYKLLQHGDSTGIFQLESDGMKRYLKELKPTEFEDIIAMIALYRPGPIELIPDYIKGKHKKRKVEYLHPDLKPILKSTYGICIFQEQLMQIVQKLAGFSLAEADILRKAIGKKIKSLLVAQKEKMMRGMKNNGIREEVAREIWRWILPFARYGFNKSHSTAYAAIAYQTAYLKAHYPIEFMAALLTSEKSDIERIGFLITECKKMGIQILPPDINESFRNFSVVPKENKIRFGLLTIKNVGHNVVDAIIKDREKGGTFKSIQDFISRIDSKDLNKKSLESLIKTGAFDQFEERNKLLSNLEKLLEHNREIRRAKNQGQKSLFGEGHSFNSNSNFVLSEASPLSQAEKLTWEKELLGLFVTSHPLEGFKKVFENVSPLSKVSKGLAGRFIKTGGVISKIKKVITKMGKPMLFINLEDQHDRIEVIAFPRVIEKNPTIFQENKIVLISGRIDNRGGTPKIICEEIEEIIETS
- a CDS encoding peptide chain release factor 2 (programmed frameshift); this encodes MPNTSSRLNELQDKLHHLMDVFELEKKKEKIKELEKERENPDFWQNQKRAVRINQDIALLKEETERLESFRKELDDLEELNKLIKGEEVKDIESKIESLETKIKEEEFKTFLSGKYDKSSAVLSIYAGAGGQDSQDWATMLLRMYERFCYGRGFRTKILHQSFGEGGGPDGRIGTKSVTLEIQGHYAFGFLKKESGVHRLVRISPFSPQQLRHTSFVLVEVLPEIEKETEDEIKIKPEDLRIDFYRASGPGGQHVNRRETAVRITHLPTNLVASCQAERSQGQNRERAMKMIYSKLYQLKEAEQQEKISQIKAAERQASRLKRGSPEATSGGQGKAISASWGNQIRSYVLHPYKLVKDLRTNLETSDVEGVLDGNLGQFIEAGIKI
- the ftsE gene encoding cell division ATP-binding protein FtsE, which translates into the protein MINFQNIAKIYSSTIVALEDVSFKIEKKEFVSIVGKSGAGKTTLLKLLLAQEKPSRGKVFFDNQDVHKIPSSKIPQYRRRIGSIFQDYKLFPNKTAYENVAYVLEVTGASDLEISQNVPQVLEIVGLSHRYSNFPPELSGGERQRVAIARALIHRPDVILADEPTGNLDPYHTREIIHLLSRINEMGTTIILATHNKEVVNTLSKRVITIEKGTILRDDKIGRFTL
- a CDS encoding ABC transporter permease, yielding MFTSLKRIIKAGFLNFRRQGGFTFATVSIMVMTISLITFLYFFQGIVQYLVLNLQEKVDVSVYFKKDSLEIEILEAKEEISRIPEVKSIEYVSQEEALDRFTQKHKDNSLLMEALAEVGDNPLLASLNIKAWQVDQYEALANFLEGAPFQDLIEKVDYHQNKIVIGKIFDISSNIRFAGIIFSLILGIIAIVVAFNTTRLAIYSSEEEIATMRLVGASNWFIRGPFLAQGIMVGMIAIFITILLVASINLFLSPKLETILSGFSLFGYFINNFWTLFLIQLTAGIGLSIISSMIAIRKYLKV